A region of the Candidatus Neomarinimicrobiota bacterium genome:
TTTACCCCGAAGAAAGCGGGCCTGCCCGGCAATCGGTCAGACGGGGAATTGCCCCGGGACAACTCTTGAGTTGTCCCCACTTATCCCATCGAAGATGGGATAAGACTCCTCCCTCGAGGGAGGTGGCTTCAGACGAAGTCTGAAGCCGGAGGGTGTGATTAGATAATTCTTCCAATTTCCGAGATAATCGAACGATAACACCCCTCGTCCGTCCCGAACCTTCGGGACGGATACTCCCCTCAAGGGGAGAGTTATAATATCCCCTCCTTTCTCCTGTCCGACTAATGAAAGGCGGGGAGTCGAAGGGTGACTGCGTATTCCCCACAGCAAAACAACGCAGGCACCTGCGTGACTGCGCCACAAAAATATATTTACACACTGTCATTCTGAATCCGTCAGCCGGTCAAAGGCCCTGCTCCTGACGGGCTGACGGGTGAAGAATCTCAGCCGGAGTGAGAATGACTATAAGTTTACTGTCTATTACCATTAATTTACACGTATCTGTTCGGGATTCTTCGTCCGCCAGCCGGCGGACTCAGAATGACAGCGACTTAAAATAAATAGCAACTGATTCGACGGGTCTATCTCTCCCTTTTCAGTACCAAAACCGGACAATTCGCCCTGTGTACGACTTTGTTTACGTTGCTTCCCATCAGGAGTCTCTCGAAGCCGCTTTTCCCTTGCGAGGGGATAACGATGAGATCTATCTCTTCTTCATGAGCGAAGTCGACTATTTTTTGACCCGGTCTTCCGTGCGCCACTCTCGTGTAGACTTCGATCCCTTCAAGGGGAGCCTTTGATAAGAAATCAGAGAGTGCCGTTTCCGCCGCTTCGACCTGGCTGTTTGTGATATAATCTTCGTCTATGCTTTCCTGATCTACATATCCCGGAAGTTCGACCGGCTCGGTAACATGCAGAATAGTCAGTTTGGCTCCGTAACTCCTTGCAAGTTCCGACGTAGTCCAAAGAGCGGTTGTGGAAGCGTCGCTGAAATCAACAGGCAGCAGTATCGAGCGATAGTTCGGATATCCCTGAGGTTTACCGTCCGGCCCGCACCGGACAGTCATAACCGGACAATTCGAAAGCCTTATTATCTTTTCGGCGACGCTGCCCATAACGAGGCGGCGGATACCCGTTCTCCCGTGAGTGCCCATGACGATCAGATCGGAACTGTTTTCAGCTGCGTATCTGATGATCTCGCTTGTCGGGGAAATTCCTCTTAACAGGATTTTTTCGATGAGGACGGGAGTTTCAATCATCCCCTCTTTTGTGTGCAGCATCTCCTCCGCCGATGTCATAACAGTGTCATAAGTGAGAGAGCTCTTTGCAAACAGTGAATTTATCTTTGCCGGATCGCCCTCATGAACCGTAACAACGTGGAGCATCGTTACCGTACCCTGAGAACGCTCGGCGATAGTTACCGCCTGATGCAGAGCTGCATCGGCGCAGGGAGAAAAATCCGTCGGCAAAAGAATATTCCTGAAGGCGCTCATTTAAATTTAGAATGAGGTTTATTCAACGTTCCGGGTTTCCCATGATTCTAAAACGCCGTTCCGAAAAGTTATGATTACGAACGGTTCTCTGTCATAGCTCCATATTTCAAATAGATCGCCATCCTCTCTCCTGCTTTTCGCCCTCACGGGATTTCCCCATGAAAGCAATACAGCCTCTCTGGACATCTTTTTTGATATAGCTTCATTTTCTATCTTTTGCCAGAGTTTTTTGTCCCAGCCGGGGTTGGCGATTCTCGGGTTTACCTTATGAAATATCTTTTCTAAATAGGCGGGCTCCGTAAGAGGGGACAAGTTCAATTCCGAAAAATTCAAGTCTATGAATATCTTGACTCCTCCCGGTTCAAAAAGAATGAGACGTATCGGTTTTTCCGATCTGTCGCTCCATGCTGTCTTCCACAAGTAAAGCGGTTCGAGGTTGGTAATTACCTGCGGCTTCCGGACGTTGAGGACTGAATCGTGAGTATAAAAAGTTGAGCGGTTGTTCCAGAGTATGGCGCCCACAAATTTTTGAGCCCTTTTCATTTCATCGATAAAAGCAATATCCCGAAGATGACCGTCGAAACTGAGCCCGTATAACAGTGTGTCGGAATCGAGGAGGTTAACGGTGACGAAGTATGGATCAAAATGATCCTTCTTATCTACATCTATAATTACGCCCCGTCGACCATAGACCTGTGCCGGTTCAGGGGTGATAGACTTAATCCGTGAAACTGACCACGAATTATACGGTTCGAGGAATCTCGAAGTGTCTATAGGGAGGAAGATGATCTCTTTGTCGATCCAGAGGGTGGGGTCGGGAGGCAGGAAGCTGTTCTGCGCCCCCGCCTCGGTGGCAACAAAAATGAGGAACGTCAGGATGTAAGGATTAGCTGTTTTCGGGATGTTCGATTTCATCTTTGAGCGCCGCAAGGTGAGCAGAATCGTTGATTGTCAGGAGTTCGGCTTCCATCTGTCCGAGAACGTTCAGGATATTGATGCATCCGTTATTTTGACCTTTCTCCCAAATTTCGCTGAGGGGCATCGGCAAAAGCATGTCGAGGATTATTGTGTTCAAACCGCCGTGCCCGACGATGAGCAGATCGCCTCTCTGCTGTTGACCCGTGAGCTCTTCAAGAACCGGTTTTAGTCGCTCCTGCACTTCGATAATAGACTCCCCTCCCTCCGGTTTGAACTCGGTGTGCGACATTCCGCTGTCAGCTTGAGCTTTAAAATAACCCTCCCAGCTTTCGCCTTCCAAGTTTCCGAGATTCCGTTCCTGCAGGTTTTTCTCGGGCACGAGAACCGCGCCTATGATATCGCTGATAATCAAAGCGCTGTCGAGAGCGCGGTCGAGGTTGGAAGTGTGTATTGCAGTTATCCCTTTGTTCCTGAGCGCTTCTCCGGTCATTCGCGCCTGTTCGATACCTGTGGAGTTCAGATTTCCCGGGGTTCTTCCCTGCAGGACTCCCCGCACATTCTCCTCAGTTTCCCCATGCCTGACGATGTATAACAGCATCAATTCTCCTTAAAGAGTGTTAATGTAGGAAAGATACGCCGAATATTCCAAGCTGCTTGGAGTCGAAAGATTATTATCCTTATACCGAATTATGAAACTTATATCGAATCAATTTCGTCTAATAAGAGGAAGGATTTCCGGGGATACACAGATACGTCTTCCGGAATAGCCGTTTCGAGCGGAATCTATCTTTACAGGTTTGAAACGGGGGAATTTGTCAAGACGAAAAAGATGGTGCTTGTAAGATAGTGATTCCGAAGTGTGAGTAATTTAGTCGAAACATATTTTTTTCTTGACATGACGATTTATTAGTATAAATTAACACAGCTACAACGTTTTGTCCCCGAAAAATGCAGAACAAACTTCTTCACAAATATATAAATCATGGCAAAACGAAAGCGAAAACAGGAAATTAGAAAGATATTTTAGGGGTTATCTGCCGAAAGGTTTACCGAATTTCACGATTTAAGGTTAGAAGTCTGATTAAATAAATTAGATATTGCCTTTCAGCGGCACAATTCAACAAGCAATAAAATATTTCAAAAGGAAAGAATTTAATGGAAACTGATATCAAAGAACTTCAATCGATGAAAATAGCCGAGCTTTCAAATCTTGCTGTCGAGCTCGAGCTGCCGGATGCATCGAATATGAAAAAACAGGAATTGATTTTCGGCATCCTTGAGGCAAGGGCGGATAAAGAGGGGCAAATACATTCCGAGGGTGTATTGGAGATACTGCCGGACGGGTACGGATTTCTTCGTTCGGTGGACTATAACTATCTGCCGGGACCGGATGACGTATATATTTCGCCGTCACAAATTAAGAGGTTCAGCCTGAGGACAGGGGATACGGTGGCGGGTCAGATAAGACCGCCTAAAGACAATGAACGGTTTTTTGCCTTATTGAAGGTCGAAAAGGTGAACGATCAAGACCCTGAAAAGGCAAAGGAAGTAGTCCGCTTCGACAATCTTACTCCACTCTATCCCGAAGAGATTATAGATCTCGAGGCGGAACCGAACGGTTATTCAATGAGG
Encoded here:
- a CDS encoding universal stress protein, translating into MPTDFSPCADAALHQAVTIAERSQGTVTMLHVVTVHEGDPAKINSLFAKSSLTYDTVMTSAEEMLHTKEGMIETPVLIEKILLRGISPTSEIIRYAAENSSDLIVMGTHGRTGIRRLVMGSVAEKIIRLSNCPVMTVRCGPDGKPQGYPNYRSILLPVDFSDASTTALWTTSELARSYGAKLTILHVTEPVELPGYVDQESIDEDYITNSQVEAAETALSDFLSKAPLEGIEVYTRVAHGRPGQKIVDFAHEEEIDLIVIPSQGKSGFERLLMGSNVNKVVHRANCPVLVLKRER
- a CDS encoding histidine phosphatase family protein codes for the protein MLLYIVRHGETEENVRGVLQGRTPGNLNSTGIEQARMTGEALRNKGITAIHTSNLDRALDSALIISDIIGAVLVPEKNLQERNLGNLEGESWEGYFKAQADSGMSHTEFKPEGGESIIEVQERLKPVLEELTGQQQRGDLLIVGHGGLNTIILDMLLPMPLSEIWEKGQNNGCINILNVLGQMEAELLTINDSAHLAALKDEIEHPENS